One genomic window of Moorella glycerini includes the following:
- a CDS encoding glycoside hydrolase family 15 protein: protein MEAGQLFARSIDILKAYQSPTGAFPAAPDYPPYNYAWLRDGTFSARALDLVGEREAAAGFYRFGARTIIAHGYKVERAMAAVARGQPIGDATCLHTRYTLAGEEGREPWGNFQLDGYGTYLWGLAAHLRAGGPWEDIYRRAVDLVVPYLTGLWQHPCLDCWEEYGDYRHPSTLAAIYGGLQAILPWLEDESRKTGFHDAGREPEREQNPGRLVLKVEDVLERLPELARSEFIRDGHWVKFAGQDAVDANLLWLGVPFGLCSLDDPVFRETVARIATELCSGGVKRYSADTYYGGGQWLLLTAWLAWYYRLRGEEAPARKLLAWVEARADTNGFLPEQVPENLTSEAHYHYWLERWGPIANPLLWSHAMYIIAARGMEV from the coding sequence ATGGAAGCAGGTCAACTTTTTGCCCGCAGCATAGATATCTTGAAAGCCTACCAGTCACCTACGGGTGCTTTTCCTGCGGCTCCTGATTACCCGCCCTATAATTACGCCTGGCTGCGGGATGGGACCTTTAGCGCCCGCGCCCTGGACCTGGTCGGGGAAAGGGAAGCAGCCGCTGGCTTTTACCGCTTTGGAGCCCGCACCATTATCGCCCATGGCTACAAGGTAGAGAGAGCCATGGCGGCCGTGGCCCGGGGCCAGCCCATAGGGGATGCCACCTGCCTCCATACCCGCTATACCCTGGCCGGGGAAGAAGGCCGGGAGCCCTGGGGCAATTTCCAGCTGGACGGCTACGGCACCTACCTCTGGGGCCTGGCCGCCCACCTGCGGGCCGGCGGCCCCTGGGAAGATATTTACCGCCGGGCCGTTGACCTGGTGGTGCCTTACCTCACCGGCCTCTGGCAGCACCCCTGCCTGGACTGCTGGGAGGAATACGGTGATTACCGCCACCCCTCCACCCTGGCGGCCATATATGGCGGCTTGCAGGCCATTTTACCCTGGCTGGAGGACGAAAGCCGAAAAACAGGATTCCACGACGCCGGCAGGGAACCAGAAAGGGAGCAAAATCCGGGACGGCTGGTTTTAAAGGTAGAAGATGTACTGGAACGGCTGCCTGAACTGGCCAGGAGTGAGTTTATCCGGGACGGTCACTGGGTAAAGTTTGCCGGGCAGGATGCCGTTGATGCCAATCTCCTCTGGCTGGGAGTACCCTTCGGCCTCTGCAGCCTGGATGATCCCGTCTTCCGGGAGACGGTGGCCAGGATCGCAACCGAACTTTGTTCCGGTGGCGTCAAGCGCTATTCTGCAGATACCTACTACGGCGGCGGGCAGTGGCTGCTCCTCACCGCCTGGCTGGCCTGGTACTACCGCCTGCGGGGGGAAGAAGCCCCGGCCCGGAAACTCCTGGCCTGGGTGGAAGCCCGGGCCGATACCAACGGCTTCCTGCCGGAGCAGGTGCCGGAAAACCTTACTTCCGAGGCCCACTACCACTACTGGCTGGAGCGCTGGGGGCCCATCGCCAACCCCCTCCTCTGGTCTCACGCCATGTATATCATTGCCGCAAGGGGCATGGAAGTTTAA
- a CDS encoding AbrB/MazE/SpoVT family DNA-binding domain-containing protein produces the protein MNAALTETTKIGKRGTVVIPASLRRRYGLKEGALMIAEACPEGILLRPAVALPVEIYSPERKAEFLLNNCITPEDYAWAVEEVRRLGLDPANIPHERLKDN, from the coding sequence ATGAACGCTGCTCTAACAGAAACCACAAAAATAGGTAAAAGGGGTACGGTTGTAATTCCGGCAAGCCTGCGTCGTAGATACGGCTTGAAAGAAGGGGCTTTGATGATAGCCGAAGCATGCCCGGAAGGGATATTATTGCGCCCGGCGGTAGCCCTGCCCGTAGAAATTTATAGTCCTGAACGTAAGGCCGAATTTCTTTTAAATAATTGCATAACACCTGAAGATTATGCCTGGGCCGTCGAGGAGGTACGCCGGCTGGGATTGGATCCAGCTAATATCCCCCATGAAAGGTTAAAAGATAATTAA
- a CDS encoding PIN domain-containing protein: MDRLFLDANVLFSAAYGSPTLNQLWERERHNRCRLLASNYVIEEARRNLEQQEHLIRLEKLVAQLRIVPEADITIPCPINLPVKDHPVLVAAIQARATHLITGDLRHFAPYRGQVIAGVRICTPRDYFSSLEDVATPG; the protein is encoded by the coding sequence ATGGACCGGCTATTTTTGGATGCCAATGTATTATTTTCCGCCGCTTATGGCAGTCCTACGCTAAACCAGTTATGGGAAAGGGAACGCCATAATCGCTGTCGGCTTTTGGCCTCCAATTATGTAATCGAAGAAGCCCGGCGTAACCTTGAACAACAGGAACATTTAATACGCCTGGAAAAACTGGTGGCGCAACTTAGAATCGTTCCCGAGGCCGACATCACCATTCCCTGTCCAATTAATCTACCGGTTAAGGATCATCCTGTACTTGTAGCTGCGATCCAGGCCCGGGCAACCCATCTCATTACAGGGGATTTACGTCATTTTGCCCCTTATCGTGGCCAGGTTATTGCAGGTGTACGCATCTGTACCCCCCGTGATTACTTTAGCAGCCTGGAGGACGTAGCCACGCCCGGATAA
- a CDS encoding IS1380 family transposase, whose product MKFIIEQSDEHLTPVAGLALVGEIIDHTALKLRLNKTRIPGVSSPDISHGDVITSYVGLLCQGRSDFDHIELFRDDPFFAAALGIQDVPSSPTLRQRLDMIAHSVPYQEIILEETARFLKKLKAPVTPVTLGSRELKRQYVPLDIDVTPFDNSNSKKEGVSRTYKGYDGYAPIFAYLGREGYCVHTELRAGKQHCQKGTPEFLRQALTFARAITSLPLLVRMDGGNDSQDNLQVCLDPEIKADFIIKRNLRKETPEAWLAIAKENGTATLEREGKTVYRGHQMVKIEGADTPVRLVYKVTERTILRNGQLLLVPEIEVETYWTTLPDPVEDIITLYHDHGTSEQFHSEIKNDLDLERLPSGKFATNDLVLHLGVFAYNILRLLGQFSLPLKEVPLRNKKAQRRRLRTVIQNLITIASRLVHHARQVKLRFGQHSPWYPAFRYLYKALA is encoded by the coding sequence ATGAAATTCATCATTGAACAGTCTGATGAACACCTTACCCCCGTTGCCGGACTGGCTCTGGTGGGGGAAATCATTGATCATACTGCTCTGAAACTCAGGCTAAATAAGACCCGGATACCTGGTGTTTCTTCTCCGGATATTTCTCACGGGGATGTTATCACCTCTTACGTGGGCCTGCTTTGCCAGGGTCGCAGTGATTTTGACCATATTGAGCTTTTTCGGGATGACCCCTTCTTCGCTGCGGCGCTGGGTATTCAGGATGTGCCTTCAAGCCCTACCCTGCGCCAGCGCCTGGATATGATAGCTCATAGTGTACCCTACCAGGAGATTATCCTCGAGGAAACGGCCAGGTTCCTTAAGAAACTTAAGGCACCGGTAACTCCTGTTACCCTGGGTTCCAGGGAACTAAAGCGCCAATATGTCCCTTTGGATATTGATGTTACTCCCTTTGATAATTCAAATTCCAAGAAAGAGGGTGTTTCCAGGACCTATAAGGGCTACGACGGTTATGCGCCTATCTTCGCCTACCTCGGTAGGGAAGGCTACTGCGTCCATACCGAACTGCGGGCCGGGAAACAGCATTGCCAAAAAGGGACGCCGGAGTTCCTGCGACAAGCTCTAACCTTTGCTCGCGCTATCACTTCGCTGCCACTTTTAGTACGGATGGATGGCGGTAATGACAGCCAGGATAATCTCCAGGTCTGTTTGGACCCGGAAATCAAAGCCGATTTTATCATTAAGCGTAACCTGCGCAAGGAAACGCCGGAGGCCTGGCTGGCCATTGCCAAGGAAAATGGTACCGCCACCCTAGAACGGGAGGGAAAAACCGTCTATCGGGGGCACCAGATGGTGAAAATCGAGGGTGCTGACACCCCTGTCCGTCTGGTGTATAAGGTCACCGAGCGGACGATATTACGAAACGGCCAGCTTCTCCTGGTCCCGGAAATTGAGGTCGAAACCTACTGGACCACTTTACCCGACCCGGTGGAGGATATCATTACCCTCTACCACGACCACGGCACCAGTGAGCAATTCCACAGTGAAATCAAAAACGATTTAGACCTGGAACGGCTGCCCAGCGGCAAGTTTGCCACCAATGACCTGGTGCTACACCTGGGTGTTTTCGCCTACAACATTCTAAGGCTTCTGGGGCAGTTTAGCCTCCCGCTAAAGGAGGTACCGCTGCGCAATAAGAAAGCTCAACGCCGGCGGCTGCGTACCGTTATACAAAACCTGATTACCATAGCGTCCCGGCTGGTTCACCACGCCCGGCAGGTCAAATTACGATTTGGGCAGCACAGCCCGTGGTATCCAGCTTTCCGGTACCTATATAAAGCGTTGGCTTAA
- a CDS encoding transposase family protein — protein sequence MALRHPETLHPATLANRKNAYINSAKEGAERQGALAAQLPVWRSQLPQLMEKFARLPDPRRPGSIRHKLVVLLTFALFLFIFAYSSRREANRELTRPTFWELFREVFPEIESIPHMDTVNRLLEKINPEQLEGVLVQTIKRLLRNRQLQALLVEKHYIVPESVIITTG from the coding sequence ATGGCCTTACGGCATCCCGAAACCCTCCACCCGGCGACCCTGGCCAATCGTAAAAATGCCTATATCAACAGTGCCAAGGAGGGCGCCGAACGGCAAGGGGCGTTGGCGGCACAATTGCCGGTATGGCGTTCACAGTTACCGCAATTGATGGAGAAATTCGCCCGCCTACCAGACCCCAGGCGGCCGGGAAGCATCCGGCATAAACTGGTCGTACTCCTGACCTTCGCGCTGTTTCTATTCATCTTCGCCTATAGTTCAAGGAGGGAAGCCAATCGAGAACTGACCCGACCCACCTTTTGGGAGCTATTTAGGGAGGTATTTCCGGAGATTGAAAGTATCCCCCATATGGACACCGTCAATCGTCTGTTGGAAAAGATCAATCCGGAGCAACTGGAAGGAGTTCTGGTGCAAACAATCAAACGACTGCTGCGTAACCGGCAGCTCCAGGCATTACTGGTAGAAAAGCATTATATAGTACCTGAATCCGTGATAATAACAACTGGGTAG
- a CDS encoding Druantia anti-phage system protein DruA, translated as MEACRKLLLELEQKGVITLPPLQKNKVRQVGGERLGTAIQTRLEAKLQEVAPVTIDPVTPLERADWNATMAAYHPLGYVRAIGAQQRYWIRVQGANGREIVGAMLFGAAAKALAARDQWIGWTAEERRRYRPRIVNNNRFLILPEVHIPHLASHALALAARRIRVDWRERYGYEPVLLETFVEPEYQGTCYRAANWIYIGETAGRGRQDTFNQYAVAVKAIWVYPLVRNWRRRLVEPFPEYIEETLDEGGE; from the coding sequence CCACCGCTGCAAAAGAATAAGGTGCGCCAAGTCGGCGGAGAGCGACTGGGAACTGCGATACAAACACGGCTCGAGGCCAAACTTCAAGAAGTGGCGCCGGTTACCATAGATCCAGTCACCCCTTTAGAAAGGGCAGATTGGAACGCCACGATGGCGGCTTACCATCCTTTAGGGTATGTTCGTGCCATCGGGGCGCAGCAACGGTATTGGATTCGGGTGCAAGGAGCCAATGGCCGGGAGATAGTAGGGGCGATGTTGTTTGGCGCCGCCGCCAAGGCTCTGGCAGCGAGGGATCAATGGATCGGCTGGACGGCCGAGGAGCGTCGGCGTTACCGGCCCAGGATTGTCAACAACAACCGCTTTTTGATCTTACCGGAAGTCCATATCCCGCACTTAGCGAGTCACGCTCTTGCCCTGGCGGCCCGCCGGATCAGGGTGGACTGGCGGGAACGTTACGGCTATGAACCTGTTCTTTTAGAAACCTTTGTGGAACCGGAATACCAGGGTACCTGTTACCGGGCGGCCAACTGGATATATATAGGCGAGACCGCCGGCCGCGGGCGTCAAGACACCTTTAATCAATATGCCGTTGCGGTCAAAGCAATCTGGGTGTACCCCCTGGTACGTAACTGGCGCCGGCGGCTGGTGGAACCCTTCCCGGAGTATATTGAAGAAACCTTAGACGAGGGAGGGGAATAA